In Brassica rapa cultivar Chiifu-401-42 chromosome A06, CAAS_Brap_v3.01, whole genome shotgun sequence, a single window of DNA contains:
- the LOC103873096 gene encoding 60S ribosomal protein L13-1, producing MKHNNVIPNGHFKKHWQNYVKTWFNQPARKTRRRAARQKKAVKIFPRPTSGPLRPVVHGQTLKYNMKVRTGKGFTLEELKAAGIPKKLAPTIGISVDHRRKNRSLEGLQSNVQRLKTYKAKLVIFPRRARKVKAGDSTPEELANATQVQGDYMPIVREKHATELVKLTTEMKSVNAYDKIRLERTNKRHAGARAKRAADAEKEEKK from the exons ATGAAGCACAACAATGTTATCCCGAATGGTCACTTCAAGAAGCACTGGCAGAACTATGTCAAGACTTGGTTCAACCAGCCTGCCAGGAAAACCAGAAGAAGAGCTG CGAGGCAAAAGAAGGCTGTTAAGATCTTCCCCCGTCCCACCTCTGGACCTCTCCGCCCTGTTGTCCACGGTCAGACTCTCAAGTACAACATGAAGGTCAGAACCGGTAAAGGCTTCACTCTTGAGGAGCTCAAG GCTGCTGGAATCCCCAAGAAGCTGGCACCCACCATTGGTATCTCTGTTGACCACCGTCGCAAGAACAGATCTCTCGAGGGTCTTCAGTCCAATGTCCAGAGGCTTAAAACCTACAAGGCTAAGTTGGTCATCTTCCCGCGTCGTGCCAGGAAGGTCAAG gCTGGTGACTCTACTCCAGAAGAGTTGGCCAATGCCACTCAAGTCCAGGGTGACTACATGCCTATTGTCCGTGAGAAGCATGCTACAGAGCTTGTGAAGCTGACAACTGAGATGAAATCGGTCAATGCTTATGACAAGATCCGTCTAGAGCGCACAAACAAGAGACATGCAGGTGCTAGAGCCAAGAGAGCTGCTGATGCTgagaaagaggagaagaagtgA
- the LOC103873097 gene encoding oxalate--CoA ligase gives MDSDTLTGLLKNVAEKFPDRRALSVSGKFDLTHARLNVLIERAASRLVSSAGINPGDVVALTFPNTVEFVIMFLAVLRARATAAPLNAAYTAEEFEFYLSDSDSKLLLTSKEGNAPAQEAASKLNISHVTATLLDAGSDLALSVPDSDSVSDSASELVNSPDDPALFLHTSGTTSRPKGVPLTQLNLVSSVNNIKSVYKLTESDSTVIVLPLFHVHGLLAGLLSSLGAGAAVTLPAAGRFSATTFWADMKKYDATWYTAVPTIHQIILDRHASQPEPEYPKLRFIRSCSASLAPVILSRLEEAFGAPVLEAYAMTEATHLMSSNPLPEEGPHKPGSVGKPVGQEMAILNEKGEIQEPNSKGEVCIRGPNVTKGYKNNPEANKAGFEFGWFHTGDIGYFDSDGYLHLVGRIKELINRGGEKISPIEVDSVLLTHPDVSQGVAFGVPDEKYGEEINCAVIPREGTTVTEEDIKTFCKKNLAAFKVPKRVFITDNLPKTASGKIQRRIVAQHFLEKP, from the exons ATGGATAGCGATACACTCACCGGACTATTGAAGAACGTCGCCGAGAAATTCCCCGATCGCCGAGCGCTCTCTGTTTCCGGAAAATTCGATCTCACCCACGCGCGTCTCAACGTTCTAATCGAACGCGCCGCTTCACGCCTTGTCTCCTCCGCCGGAATCAATCCTGGCGATGTGGTGGCTCTCACTTTCCCCAACACCGTCGAG ttTGTTATTATGTTTCTGGCGGTGCTAAGAGCCCGAGCCACGGCGGCGCCGTTGAACGCGGCGTACACGGCGGAGGAATTCGAGTTTTACCTCTCCGATTCAGACTCGAAGCTGTTACTAACCTCTAAAGAAGGTAACGCACCGGCTCAAGAAGCAGCTTCGAAGCTCAACATCTCTCACGTCACCGCCACGCTCCTCGACGCCGGCTCTGACCTCGCTCTCTCCGTGCCCGATTCCGACTCGGTCTCTGACTCAGCTTCGGAACTCGTTAACAGCCCCGACGACCCTGCTCTCTTCCTCCACACTTCCGGCACCACGAGCCGTCCCAAGGGTGTTCCGCTCACGCAGCTGAATCTTGTCTCCTCCGTCAACAACATTAAATCGGTTTACAAACTCACCGAGTCTGATTCCACTGTGATTGTTCTCCCTCTGTTCCACGTTCATGGATTGTTGGCAGGGTTGCTCAGCTCGCTTGGAGCTGGTGCGGCCGTGACTCTCCCAGCTGCTGGTAGATTCTCTGCGACGACGTTTTGGGCTGACATGAAGAAGTATGACGCCACGTGGTATACTGCTGTTCCCACCATTCATCAGATCATATTGGACCGCCACGCCAGCCAACCTGAGCCGGAGTACCCTAAACTTCGGTTCATCAGGAGTTGCAGTGCTTCTTTGGCTCCG GTGATATTGTCCAGGCTTGAGGAAGCTTTCGGAGCACCGGTTCTAGAGGCTTATGCTATGACGGAAGCAACCCACCTGATGAGTTCTAATCCTTTACCGGAGGAAGGTCCGCACAAGCCTGGGTCTGTTGGGAAACCCGTGGGTCAAGAAATGGCGATCCTTAATGAGAAAGGGGAGATACAAGAGCCAAATAGCAAGGGAGAAGTTTGTATAAGAGGTCCAAATGTGACAAAGGGTTACAAGAACAATCCGGAAGCCAACAAGGCAGGTTTCGAGTTTGGGTGGTTCCACACAGGTGATATCGGTTACTTTGATTCCGATGGGTATTTGCATCTGGTGGGTCGGATCAAAGAGCTTATTAACCGTGGAG GTGAGAAAATATCCCCAATTGAAGTGGATTCAGTGCTCTTAACTCATCCTGATGTTTCTCAAGGAGTTGCGTTTGGGGTTCCTGATGAGAAATATGGCGAAGAG ATTAACTGTGCGGTGATTCCAAGAGAAGGAACAACAGTGACCGAAGAGGACATAAAAACGTTCTGTAAGAAGAATCTGGCAGCTTTCAAGGTGCCGAAGAGAGTGTTCATCACTGATAACCTCCCCAAAACTGCCTCTGGTAAGATTCAGCGCCGTATCGTCGCTCAGCATTTCCTCGAGAAACCCTAA